From Pseudarthrobacter equi, a single genomic window includes:
- a CDS encoding DUF485 domain-containing protein, giving the protein MGNDAQSPDAAASVDFEQVQSTEQFQELRKRHRSFVFPMAVAFLLWYFAYVLLADYAVEFMSTKVWGNINIGLILGLLQFVSTFAITGWYVSYSNRKLDPIASEIRNEIEGHEFDKHGNRVGGANK; this is encoded by the coding sequence ATGGGTAACGATGCCCAAAGTCCGGACGCTGCGGCGTCCGTCGACTTTGAACAGGTCCAGTCGACCGAGCAGTTCCAGGAACTGCGCAAGCGCCACCGCAGCTTTGTTTTCCCCATGGCAGTGGCCTTCCTGCTGTGGTACTTCGCCTACGTCCTGCTCGCGGACTACGCGGTGGAGTTCATGTCCACCAAAGTCTGGGGAAACATCAACATCGGCCTGATCCTGGGCCTGCTCCAGTTCGTCTCCACCTTCGCGATCACCGGATGGTACGTCAGCTACTCCAACAGGAAGCTGGACCCCATCGCCTCTGAGATCCGGAACGAGATCGAGGGCCACGAATTCGACAAGCACGGCAACCGGGTGGGTGGAGCAAACAAATGA